CACGTTGTCCCGCTCGTCGCGGCCGACGGGGGTCTCCGGGTGGGGCGTGTTGGGCAGCCGCATGAGCAGCCAGCCCTGCCGCTCGTCCACCTCCTTCAGCTCGGCGTCCACGGCCTTGATGCGCTCCCCCACCTCGCGCATGGCGGCGATGCGCGAGGCGGCGTCGCCGCCCGCCCGCTGCACCTCGGCGATGGCCCTGGACTCGGCGTTGCGCACGGCCTTCAGCTTCTCGCTCTCCTGCAGGAGGGCCAGGCGCCGGCCATCCAGGGCCAGGATCTCGTCCAGGTCCAGCTCGGGGCTTTTGGTGCGCAGGGCCGCCAGCACGGCCTCGGGCTTCTCGCGGATGCGGCGCAGGTCCAGCATGGGGGACTTCCTTGTGCATGACAACGGCCGGTGGCGGACCAACCGCCCCGGCCGTTGCGTCAGGGTTCGCCGGAAGGTCGAAACTGGCTCCCGCTCATCCAAACCGGCGGGCGCCGCCGGATCAGTAGTCGCCGGTCATGATCATGAGCGGCTTGGCCTCGAAGCGCTCGTAGACCGGCCGCAGGCGGTCCGTCGAGTAGAACTTGGCCACGTCCACCAGCTTCTTGGTGCTGGTCACCACACCGATGGGCACGTGGTCGTAGCGGCCGTTGCGCACGCAGATGAGGCGCCCGTCGTTGCCGTCCAGGATGAGGTCCATGGCCAGGTTGCCGAAGGCCATGGGCACGATGGAGTCGGTGGCGTCGGGGTCGCCGCAGCGCACCAGGTAGCCCAGGCGCTGGTTGATCACGTTGATGCGGCGGCCCTGGTTGTACTTCACCGACAACTCCTTCAGCTTGCTGCTGACCAGGTCGCCGACGCCGCCCAGCTTCTTGTGCCCGAACATGTCCTGCTCGTGGTTCTCGTAGGCCATCTCCTCCATGCCCTGGAAGCGCGCCCCCTCGCTCACCAGCGCCACGCTGTACTTGGAGGGGTTGGAGAAGCGGTCCGCCGTCATCAGCTCGCAGAGGCGTTCGATGTCGAAGACATGCTCGGGGATGACGCAGCGGTTGGCCGCTCCCGCCATGGTGGGAAGCAGGGCCGTGTACCCGGCGTAGCGGCCGAAGACCTCCAGCACCAGGAAGCGCTCGTGGCTGCCGGCGCTGGTGCGCAGGGCGTGGGTCAGCTCGATGGTGCGCGTCACGCAGGTGGAAAATCCGATGCAGTAGTCCGTGCCCGGCACGTCGTTGTCCATCGTCTTGGGGATGGCCAGGACCCTGACGCCCTCTTTGTGCAGGCGCACGCCGTAGGAGAGGGTGTCGTCGCCGCCGATGGGCACCAGGTGGTTGATCCCCAGCCAGGCCAGATTCTGAAGCACTTCCGCGGTCAGGTCGTTGGTCTCGGCGCCGTAGGCGTCCAGCAGGTGCTCGGGCACGTTGGCCTTCGGCACGTGGCTGGGCCGCGTGCGCGAGGTATGGAGGAAGGTGCCGCCCGTGCGCCCCACCTTGTTGACGATGTTCTCGGTCAGCTCGATGACGCACTCGCTGTTGTCGGCGCCCTTGTCGCGCTTCAGCTCGATCAGGCCCGCCCAGCCACGGCGGATGCCCAGCACGCGGTAGCCCTCGCGGATGGCCCGCACGGTGAGGGCGCGGATGGCCGGGTTGAGTCCCGGCACGTCGCCGCCCCCCGTCAGGATGCCGATCGTCCCCTTGTTCGTCTTCACCGCCGCCATGGCTGCTCCTTGCTGCTTGACGGGACCCAATGTAGCGCCTCGGCCCCGTCCCGCGCCGGGGCCGGCCATCAAGCCCCGCCCGAATTCGCTTGTCCCTGGCCCTCGGCTTTGCCGTATTTGAGCTGTGAGCACCGGCCTGCCCCCGGCCGCATGCAAACAGGAAACACCGCCATGCCTGTCTGCCTCCTGCTGCTTTGGATTGGCCTGGCTCTGGGCGCTTGGGCCAGTGTGCTGCGCGTGCCCTTCCCTTTCGGACAGATCCAGTGGGCGATCGACGCCAGCCAGGCCGGCGACACGGTGCTGGTCGAGCGCGGCGTCTACCGCGAGCGGCTGACGATCCCTGTCCACGACTTGACGCTGGCCTCGCGCTGCCTCTACACTGGCGACACGCTCGACATCGCCGGAACCATTATTGACGGCGAACTGGAGGGCACGGTGATCACCGTGCTGGCGGGCGAGCGGCTCTTCCGGCTGAACGGCTTCGTGATCACGAGGGGTTGGGCGGTCTTCGATACAACGGTCACGGGCGGAGGAGTCTGGGTTCAAGAAAGGGCGGACATCCAGTTCGAGAATCTCGTGTTCACGAACAATGGAACGGAATTCGGAGCGTTTGGGGC
This genomic interval from bacterium contains the following:
- a CDS encoding 6-phosphofructokinase, producing MAAVKTNKGTIGILTGGGDVPGLNPAIRALTVRAIREGYRVLGIRRGWAGLIELKRDKGADNSECVIELTENIVNKVGRTGGTFLHTSRTRPSHVPKANVPEHLLDAYGAETNDLTAEVLQNLAWLGINHLVPIGGDDTLSYGVRLHKEGVRVLAIPKTMDNDVPGTDYCIGFSTCVTRTIELTHALRTSAGSHERFLVLEVFGRYAGYTALLPTMAGAANRCVIPEHVFDIERLCELMTADRFSNPSKYSVALVSEGARFQGMEEMAYENHEQDMFGHKKLGGVGDLVSSKLKELSVKYNQGRRINVINQRLGYLVRCGDPDATDSIVPMAFGNLAMDLILDGNDGRLICVRNGRYDHVPIGVVTSTKKLVDVAKFYSTDRLRPVYERFEAKPLMIMTGDY